In the genome of Taurinivorans muris, one region contains:
- a CDS encoding flagellar basal body P-ring protein FlgI has protein sequence MTALLFLSGILCVPSAFAVRLKDISSISGVRNNQLTGYGLVVGLGGTGDRRDDLTASSLSNMLEGMGIAAGSAQVEARNVASVMVTANLPASAKAGSAINVTISSIGSASSLQGGVLLQTPLMGIDGKVYAIAQGPLVVGGFSTQGAAASAQKNHTTVATIPNGATVEREVPFSFNNQRELVINMHVHDFSTTQQTVEHLNDSLGGEYASANDASTIRLQIPAEFQGNLVPLMASIENLNITPQNAAKVVVDEKTGTIVIGKDVKLARVAIAHGSLQVTIQESVDVSQPNAFSQGTTVASPVTDLMAKEESRNLHLVEGATLQELVDGLNAIGATPRDLISILRALKSSGSLYADLEVL, from the coding sequence ATGACAGCGCTGCTGTTTCTTTCCGGCATACTCTGTGTTCCTTCCGCTTTTGCTGTCCGCCTCAAGGATATTTCAAGCATTTCCGGAGTACGGAACAACCAGCTGACCGGTTACGGTTTGGTTGTCGGACTTGGCGGAACAGGTGACAGACGGGATGATTTAACAGCTTCTTCTTTGAGCAATATGCTTGAGGGAATGGGAATCGCCGCAGGTTCCGCCCAAGTGGAAGCAAGAAACGTGGCTTCCGTCATGGTTACAGCCAATTTGCCCGCTTCTGCGAAAGCCGGCAGTGCAATCAACGTTACCATTTCAAGTATCGGCTCCGCTTCAAGCCTGCAGGGCGGCGTTCTTTTGCAAACTCCTTTGATGGGTATTGACGGCAAGGTATATGCCATTGCCCAAGGTCCGCTTGTTGTCGGCGGTTTTTCCACCCAAGGCGCTGCCGCTTCCGCCCAAAAAAACCATACTACGGTGGCGACCATTCCGAACGGTGCGACCGTCGAACGCGAAGTTCCTTTTTCTTTCAATAACCAAAGAGAATTGGTTATCAATATGCATGTGCATGATTTTTCAACAACCCAGCAAACGGTAGAACACCTTAACGACAGCCTTGGCGGCGAATACGCCTCCGCAAACGACGCCTCCACGATCAGACTGCAAATTCCCGCCGAGTTCCAAGGCAATCTCGTTCCTCTTATGGCATCCATTGAAAATCTGAACATTACCCCGCAAAATGCGGCAAAAGTCGTTGTTGATGAAAAGACCGGAACTATCGTTATCGGTAAGGACGTAAAGCTCGCCCGGGTTGCCATAGCCCACGGCAGCCTGCAGGTGACCATTCAGGAAAGCGTCGATGTGAGCCAGCCCAACGCCTTTTCACAAGGAACGACAGTCGCTTCACCTGTGACAGACCTTATGGCGAAGGAAGAATCCCGCAATTTACATCTTGTTGAAGGTGCGACCCTGCAGGAACTCGTTGATGGATTGAATGCCATTGGCGCCACTCCCCGCGACCTTATCAGCATATTGAGAGCATTGAAGAGTTCCGGTTCCCTTTATGCGGACTTGGAGGTATTGTAA
- the flgL gene encoding flagellar hook-associated protein FlgL — translation MRITHNMMYNSMSKNMNTILSDYMNYGIQMSTQKRVNNPSDDPTGTVHILNYRASININATYIDNSKEASAWLKSTDGALQQAQTVLTRITELAEQASSQTYSPENRMQIATELRQNFELLMNIANTEYNGTHIFSGHKTDSPAYTKKLGVMTESAEFNKAIFDVQGELPQTAMIRFPQDGEIGGANDLTYEYSKDGGKTWVTKTLAAGDTTLNLDGCLVNMALPEAVPPTNPPTAAPVQVTAYNPDAETSPSNGSMLYIRPSAHYIGDDNDFPPEVDVYGDSIGSADAQGIFKSDVQIKFPDDVSVGQDGTIEFQYSKDNGLTWETGKATTSAGSTSVRVVVPGGYVDVEAKNGVSIDAGSQFVVRPNRAEEQGYEIAPGDFVHITNDGKDIFGGLYQAKGSNHATPVEEPNIFETISDLIAYCETNNSDGCGQSVEDLRKMSEHLVTKLANIGGRSNRVEANLTVMQTHQLNQQERMSNIEDIDLPTLLNNIKKQQVTYQGVLQTSSMIMNLSLLNYI, via the coding sequence ATGCGCATTACCCATAATATGATGTATAATTCAATGAGCAAGAATATGAACACTATTCTTAGCGATTACATGAATTACGGCATACAAATGTCCACTCAAAAACGTGTCAACAATCCTTCCGACGATCCGACAGGCACGGTGCATATTCTCAATTACCGCGCTTCCATCAATATCAACGCGACCTATATCGACAACTCCAAAGAAGCGAGCGCCTGGCTTAAAAGTACGGACGGAGCGCTGCAGCAAGCGCAAACCGTGCTGACGCGTATCACGGAACTTGCCGAACAAGCGTCCTCGCAAACGTATTCTCCTGAAAACAGAATGCAGATAGCCACGGAGCTCAGACAGAATTTCGAGCTTCTGATGAATATCGCCAATACGGAATATAACGGCACGCATATTTTTTCCGGACATAAGACCGACAGTCCCGCCTATACGAAAAAACTCGGAGTCATGACGGAAAGTGCGGAATTCAATAAGGCGATTTTTGATGTGCAGGGAGAGCTGCCTCAAACAGCCATGATTCGTTTTCCTCAGGACGGTGAAATCGGCGGAGCGAATGACCTTACTTACGAATATTCAAAAGACGGCGGAAAAACATGGGTGACAAAAACCCTTGCGGCAGGCGACACGACGCTCAATCTCGACGGCTGCCTTGTCAATATGGCATTGCCTGAGGCCGTTCCTCCCACCAATCCTCCGACTGCGGCGCCGGTGCAAGTCACCGCCTATAATCCGGATGCGGAAACTTCACCTTCCAACGGTTCCATGCTCTATATCCGTCCTTCCGCCCATTATATCGGAGATGACAACGATTTTCCTCCGGAAGTGGACGTTTACGGCGACAGTATCGGTTCTGCCGATGCGCAGGGTATTTTCAAATCCGATGTGCAGATTAAATTTCCCGATGATGTCAGCGTCGGACAAGACGGCACCATTGAATTTCAATACAGCAAAGACAATGGCTTGACATGGGAGACGGGAAAAGCCACAACTTCTGCAGGCAGTACGTCTGTTCGCGTCGTTGTTCCGGGAGGATACGTCGATGTTGAAGCGAAGAACGGCGTAAGCATTGATGCCGGCTCCCAATTCGTCGTCCGTCCGAACAGGGCGGAAGAACAGGGCTATGAAATCGCTCCCGGAGATTTTGTGCATATCACCAACGATGGCAAGGATATTTTCGGCGGTCTTTATCAGGCGAAGGGCAGCAATCACGCCACCCCGGTGGAAGAACCCAATATCTTTGAAACGATTTCGGATTTGATTGCGTACTGTGAAACCAATAACAGCGACGGCTGCGGACAATCTGTCGAAGATTTGAGAAAAATGAGCGAGCATTTGGTCACGAAGCTTGCCAATATCGGCGGAAGAAGCAACCGTGTCGAAGCGAATCTGACTGTCATGCAGACCCATCAGCTCAATCAGCAGGAGCGCATGAGCAATATTGAAGATATTGACTTGCCTACGCTTCTCAATAATATTAAAAAGCAGCAAGTGACGTACCAAGGGGTTTTGCAAACGTCCAGCATGATTATGAACTTAAGCCTTTTGAATTATATTTAA
- a CDS encoding peptidoglycan DD-metalloendopeptidase family protein translates to MSQAMNMMTDMAMQSARHSNLDTEKSRLNALSNSQDQALKEKELRKAAEGFEAIFIQKMWDEMRSSLPKNGMHYSKEEEYWQSMYSQELGKSMASAGGIGLADMMVEQLTRPAGTPQTGALSRIRMAVKPAPLLPEENAKPAAQDVSLEAKAETAGRQNPVKPVNTAQLYEEYSVTPQEASAQNTAEAPAQERAAQTQNQAKEEQQAQIIRTTYTTNLPPEKREHAILDKKGNPIKKYQESPRTTEVKAPTREDYFDRSASIARTFKVAEPTVQTGTNQETPIRQPEQKPEQNARQAVSGQEIQSQGIGQSMQNDILAGISTTYIPYQQRRAMILASGGQKPDTQIQVAENTKPAQAETEQIKPAFKLPSLEDALRMGTLVASLSPQEEAQIQEMQAKKQTGQGMETAAHIGGGTIISTPPVFDNVSAKPLENEFQMPAAGSISSSFGWRFDPVNKQRAWHTGLDIQAKHGSAVTASGTGIVKFAGQDRELGNMIIIDHGNGVESVYGHNSELLVKAGDTINSGTQIAKVGSSGRTNGSHLHFEIRQNGLSINPEPYFAKEEIS, encoded by the coding sequence ATGAGCCAAGCAATGAATATGATGACGGATATGGCGATGCAAAGCGCCCGTCACAGTAATTTGGACACTGAAAAGAGCCGTTTGAACGCTCTGAGCAATTCCCAAGACCAAGCGCTGAAAGAAAAGGAATTGCGCAAGGCGGCTGAAGGATTTGAAGCTATTTTCATTCAGAAGATGTGGGATGAAATGCGTTCTTCCCTTCCGAAGAACGGCATGCATTACAGCAAGGAAGAAGAGTATTGGCAGTCCATGTACAGTCAGGAACTTGGCAAGAGCATGGCAAGCGCGGGCGGAATAGGGCTTGCGGATATGATGGTCGAACAATTGACCCGTCCCGCGGGCACTCCGCAAACCGGGGCATTAAGCCGCATCCGTATGGCGGTGAAGCCGGCACCTCTTTTGCCTGAAGAAAATGCAAAACCCGCTGCGCAAGACGTTTCTCTTGAAGCCAAGGCTGAAACAGCCGGCAGGCAAAATCCGGTAAAGCCCGTCAACACGGCTCAGCTCTATGAAGAATACAGCGTAACGCCTCAGGAAGCGTCAGCGCAAAATACAGCCGAAGCTCCTGCCCAAGAGCGGGCGGCGCAAACGCAAAATCAAGCGAAGGAAGAACAGCAGGCACAAATCATCCGTACAACCTATACCACGAACCTGCCGCCTGAAAAGCGCGAGCATGCCATTTTGGACAAGAAGGGAAATCCTATTAAGAAATATCAGGAAAGCCCCCGCACAACGGAAGTGAAAGCTCCGACCCGTGAAGATTATTTTGACAGAAGCGCCTCCATCGCGCGCACGTTCAAGGTTGCGGAACCGACCGTCCAAACAGGGACAAACCAAGAAACGCCTATCCGGCAGCCTGAACAAAAACCGGAACAAAACGCGCGGCAGGCGGTGTCCGGTCAGGAAATCCAAAGTCAGGGGATTGGACAGAGCATGCAAAATGATATTTTGGCAGGCATTTCAACAACCTATATTCCTTATCAACAAAGACGGGCGATGATTTTGGCAAGCGGGGGACAAAAGCCTGACACGCAAATTCAAGTGGCGGAAAATACGAAGCCCGCACAAGCGGAAACGGAACAAATTAAGCCCGCATTCAAGCTTCCGAGCTTGGAAGACGCTTTAAGAATGGGTACGCTTGTGGCTTCCCTGTCTCCTCAGGAAGAAGCTCAAATTCAAGAAATGCAGGCAAAGAAGCAAACAGGGCAGGGTATGGAAACCGCTGCGCATATAGGCGGCGGCACAATTATCAGCACTCCCCCCGTTTTTGACAATGTTTCCGCAAAGCCTTTGGAAAATGAATTTCAAATGCCTGCTGCCGGCTCCATTTCTTCTTCATTCGGCTGGAGATTCGACCCTGTCAACAAGCAGAGGGCTTGGCATACCGGGCTTGACATTCAGGCGAAGCATGGCAGCGCGGTCACGGCAAGCGGAACAGGCATTGTGAAGTTTGCTGGACAAGACAGGGAATTGGGCAACATGATCATTATCGACCATGGCAACGGTGTTGAAAGCGTATATGGGCATAACAGCGAGCTTCTTGTCAAGGCAGGCGATACAATCAATTCTGGCACACAAATTGCAAAAGTAGGTTCAAGCGGTCGGACAAATGGCAGCCATTTGCACTTTGAAATAAGACAAAACGGGCTTTCCATAAACCCTGAACCGTATTTCGCCAAGGAAGAAATTTCCTAG
- a CDS encoding flagellar protein FlgN, translating to MFANIQDTLNRQDKALDLMKELLQEEFSLLMKRDTDAVMTIEFSIHELLRQLATEKESIIQALGGGRLKDYAQMLPEDKREIILSLWLSIDKKEQACARQASLNTRLSLGLLDQSKDLLNYLHERIIPPQRTNYSRRGTYAKEHPQAAVFSARY from the coding sequence ATGTTTGCAAATATCCAAGATACATTAAACCGCCAAGATAAGGCGTTAGATCTCATGAAAGAGCTTTTGCAGGAAGAATTTTCCCTGCTCATGAAACGTGATACCGACGCAGTTATGACCATTGAATTTTCCATTCACGAATTGTTAAGGCAGCTGGCTACGGAAAAAGAAAGCATTATCCAAGCCCTTGGCGGAGGGCGTTTAAAAGATTACGCCCAAATGCTTCCCGAAGACAAAAGGGAAATCATTCTCTCCCTTTGGCTCAGCATTGACAAGAAAGAACAAGCCTGCGCAAGGCAGGCGTCTTTGAACACCCGCCTTTCTTTGGGGCTTTTGGACCAAAGCAAGGACCTTTTGAATTATCTGCATGAACGTATCATACCTCCGCAGCGCACCAATTACAGCAGACGCGGAACATACGCGAAGGAACATCCTCAGGCGGCCGTATTCAGCGCCAGATATTAA
- the flgK gene encoding flagellar hook-associated protein FlgK: MTGVSNLLNIGNNAVRANQVAINTTGNNIANSNTAGYVRQSVRFQESTPFDYRPGQIGTGAYAQEIYRNFDRYLENNYLSQNGLFNMWSEESVIMQTVQSTFNEANTDGIHDQLSSFLQAWTKLSTNPGSTAVREDIISKTQNLTMLYQNANKALADTKREMNEYINLAISDVNEIIDKLADVNQEIAKSYNPPSNNCNSLLDKRDALVRELSTLVDVSVQDKGPRDFKVYLKEGMPLLENQTKYHLSNQGPFYENDCKNFTGELHFEGSSAYEYTMEFVSPTEFKVSIDGGKSWVTDSKGNNVFTVPPVGEKLDIAELKISFSGDGLKEGDTPYFDIGDKFYIVPKDSVFWHEPTRDPINVSKNLDMESLGGKLGAYCEVRDKRISKYEAQLDALAESLIWEVNRIHSQGTGLDGFNHILGTTKIERPDLALGSDWQTYAFHDRLTEGNLNLHFYNDKTGEPLLSGSLNFNPAGNPPENFDPNKHSLQDVAAAINRSFVDDNGRQLVTATIEGGMLQLTAAEDVEFKMGSDTTGLWAALGINTFFGGDSASTIHINPNLVDNPEYINSASIDGQTEGNIGDGTIAQQIGKLAEAPIKITTVWETREESLLSYYAAIVGNIGSDTRNANFNADYYQTLANEAETQAQSVAGVNLDEELTLLIRYQHSYTAAAKLISTADQMFETLLGLKQ; this comes from the coding sequence ATGACAGGCGTAAGCAACTTACTCAATATAGGAAACAATGCGGTACGGGCGAACCAAGTCGCCATCAACACCACCGGTAACAATATTGCGAACAGCAATACAGCCGGATATGTCCGCCAATCTGTCCGTTTCCAAGAGTCCACTCCTTTTGACTACCGACCAGGTCAAATTGGAACAGGTGCCTACGCCCAAGAAATATACCGCAATTTTGACCGTTATTTGGAAAATAATTATCTTTCCCAAAACGGGCTTTTCAATATGTGGAGTGAAGAATCCGTCATCATGCAAACGGTGCAAAGCACGTTTAACGAGGCGAATACGGACGGTATCCACGATCAGCTGTCAAGCTTCCTGCAGGCATGGACAAAATTAAGCACCAATCCCGGCAGTACGGCGGTAAGGGAAGATATCATTTCAAAAACGCAGAATTTGACCATGCTCTATCAAAATGCGAACAAAGCCCTTGCCGACACCAAAAGGGAAATGAATGAATATATCAACCTTGCGATATCAGATGTCAATGAAATCATTGACAAACTGGCTGATGTAAACCAAGAAATCGCAAAGAGCTACAATCCGCCCAGCAACAATTGCAATTCCCTTTTGGATAAGCGTGACGCTTTGGTGCGTGAGCTGAGCACCTTGGTCGATGTCAGTGTTCAGGACAAAGGTCCCAGAGATTTCAAAGTGTACCTCAAGGAAGGTATGCCTTTGCTTGAAAATCAAACCAAATACCATCTTTCCAACCAAGGTCCTTTTTACGAAAACGACTGTAAGAACTTTACCGGCGAATTGCATTTCGAAGGTTCAAGCGCCTATGAATACACCATGGAATTTGTCAGCCCGACGGAATTTAAAGTTTCCATCGACGGCGGAAAATCATGGGTTACCGATTCCAAGGGAAACAATGTCTTTACCGTTCCTCCTGTCGGCGAAAAGCTTGACATTGCGGAATTGAAAATATCATTTTCCGGCGACGGGCTGAAAGAAGGCGATACCCCTTATTTCGACATCGGCGATAAGTTTTATATCGTTCCGAAGGACAGTGTCTTTTGGCACGAACCAACCCGTGACCCTATCAACGTCAGCAAGAACCTTGATATGGAATCCTTAGGGGGCAAGCTCGGGGCATACTGTGAAGTACGCGACAAAAGAATATCAAAATACGAAGCCCAGCTTGACGCGTTGGCGGAAAGCCTTATTTGGGAAGTGAACCGCATACACAGCCAAGGCACCGGTCTTGACGGTTTCAACCATATACTCGGAACGACAAAAATCGAAAGACCCGATTTGGCTCTTGGCAGCGATTGGCAAACGTATGCGTTCCACGACAGACTGACCGAAGGAAACCTGAATCTGCATTTTTATAATGATAAGACCGGAGAACCTCTTTTATCCGGTTCGTTGAATTTCAATCCCGCCGGCAATCCTCCTGAAAACTTCGATCCGAACAAGCACAGTTTGCAGGATGTAGCCGCCGCCATCAACCGCAGTTTCGTCGATGACAACGGCAGACAACTTGTCACAGCGACCATTGAAGGCGGTATGCTTCAATTGACCGCCGCCGAAGACGTGGAATTTAAAATGGGTTCCGATACGACAGGACTTTGGGCGGCTCTCGGCATCAACACATTTTTCGGAGGCGACAGCGCTTCGACTATCCATATCAACCCGAATTTGGTGGATAATCCGGAATATATCAACTCCGCCTCCATTGACGGGCAGACGGAAGGCAATATCGGCGACGGAACAATAGCCCAGCAAATCGGAAAGCTTGCGGAAGCTCCCATTAAAATCACCACGGTTTGGGAAACAAGGGAAGAAAGCCTTTTATCCTATTACGCCGCAATAGTCGGAAATATAGGCTCTGACACAAGAAACGCCAATTTCAATGCCGATTATTACCAAACCCTTGCCAATGAAGCGGAAACACAAGCCCAATCCGTTGCGGGCGTGAACTTGGACGAAGAACTTACTTTATTGATCAGATATCAACATTCCTACACAGCTGCTGCAAAGCTTATTTCCACAGCAGACCAAATGTTTGAAACCTTGCTCGGATTGAAGCAATAG
- a CDS encoding DUF1937 family protein, translating into MALPYSHSDPLVREVRYGTATSVAAYLMKQGAVVFSPIIYGHQICRYGIDTNFKRWAELDYPMITRADDCMG; encoded by the coding sequence TTGGCTTTGCCGTATTCACACAGCGACCCGCTGGTCAGAGAAGTTCGTTACGGAACAGCAACAAGTGTTGCAGCATATCTGATGAAGCAGGGTGCGGTTGTCTTCTCCCCTATCATATACGGACATCAGATTTGCCGATACGGCATAGATACAAATTTCAAACGATGGGCTGAACTTGATTACCCCATGATTACACGGGCTGATGACTGCATGGGGTGA